A stretch of Malus sylvestris chromosome 11, drMalSylv7.2, whole genome shotgun sequence DNA encodes these proteins:
- the LOC126589633 gene encoding uncharacterized protein LOC126589633 has product MPDTPSTSTTDALRSQQAKKNTWGTCRQLKTTKITWVTNRHITIRYNDRHRATPTVEQHSALAHNIGHIVRIYCPMQWKYWKVMPDEVRTKVSAQLSTNYNFEDINDDMLVYVNGLFSEWYKQWKSDLHQYFETFNDPQVALEEGCPMKFEGWEDNWAWLCSYFHEPRYVKVKANKSNREKKTFPHHFGSKPFSYKIEARQRRVQNSQRLMSLTTFTFDLGISWSSPFM; this is encoded by the exons CCAAGAAAAACACATGGGGAACTTGTCGCCAGTTGAAGACGACGAAGATCACCTGGGTGACCAACAGACATATCACTATCAGATACAACGACCGGCATCGGGCTACACCAACGGTAGAGCAACATAGCGCATTGGCCCACAACATTGGTCACATCGTTCGGATCTATTGCCCTATGCAATGGAAGTATTGGAAGGTGATGCCAGATGAGGTGAGGACAAAGGTTAGCGCACAGTTATCG ACAAACTACAATTTCGAGGACATCAACGACGATATGTTGGTGTACGTCAACGGGCTCTTCTCTGAATGGTACAAGCAGTGGAAGAGCGACTTGCACCAATATTTTGAGACATTTAATGATCCGCAAGTTGCTCTTGAGGAGGGTTGCCCAATGAAGTTTGAGGGTTGGGAGGATAATTGGGCATGGCTCTGCAGTTATTTTCATGAGCCCCGCTATGTG AAGGTGAAAGCCAACAAGAGCAATAGGGAGAAGAAGACTTTTCCCCACCATTTCGGTTCGAAGCCCTTCTCATATAAGATAGAGGCGCGACAGCGG AGGGTTCAAAATTCTCAGAGATTGATGTCTTTAACGACGTTTACGTTCGACCTAGGGATTAGTTGGTCGAGTCCCTTCAT GTGA